A section of the Corynebacterium tuberculostearicum genome encodes:
- the msrA gene encoding peptide-methionine (S)-S-oxide reductase MsrA: MWMFKPEPKLVTADEALPGRSEPILAPAPHAVLGTPITGPWKDGQRSILIALGCFWGAEKMFWETEGVESTSVGYAGGTTPNPTYYEVCRGLTNHAEVVEVVYDPQRISLRALVVQALEAHDPTQGFRQGNDVGTQYRSAFYPRTEEERAEIQGIVDSYAEKLKEFGFGDTTTEVKFLSETDSGEYYLAEDEHQQYLYKVPNGYCPHHSTGVKCD; this comes from the coding sequence ATGTGGATGTTTAAGCCGGAGCCCAAGCTCGTGACTGCAGACGAGGCTCTGCCGGGTCGATCCGAGCCGATCCTAGCCCCTGCCCCGCACGCCGTTCTAGGGACACCGATTACCGGACCGTGGAAGGACGGGCAGCGTTCCATTCTCATTGCGTTGGGATGTTTCTGGGGCGCGGAGAAGATGTTTTGGGAGACCGAAGGCGTGGAATCCACCTCGGTGGGCTATGCGGGCGGTACCACCCCGAATCCCACGTACTACGAGGTGTGCCGTGGGCTAACCAACCACGCCGAGGTAGTGGAGGTGGTCTATGACCCGCAGCGCATCAGCCTGCGTGCTCTTGTCGTACAGGCTCTAGAAGCGCACGATCCCACGCAGGGCTTCCGCCAGGGCAACGATGTGGGAACGCAGTACCGCTCTGCTTTCTACCCACGCACGGAGGAAGAGCGGGCAGAAATCCAGGGCATCGTGGATTCCTATGCAGAAAAACTCAAGGAATTCGGATTCGGGGATACCACCACGGAGGTCAAATTCCTCTCCGAAACTGATTCTGGGGAGTACTACCTGGCTGAGGATGAGCATCAGCAGTACCTATATAAGGTGCCCAATGGGTACTGCCCGCATCACAGTACTGGGGTGAAATGCGACTAA
- a CDS encoding LCP family protein, whose translation MTESGRDPHREARRAGDDSSTEFVLGADGRPLKDRYGRPIRRRSSARPAPQRVEPEQQSFRAPQPQQQPPRRTPPPTPSRYPSQYRAQQRPPRRTEPRPAPRQRPHSRRKKVNPAKRALGCVGLALVVLLVFNLVFMFWTDARLTRVEALPEEQVSNTAGTNWLLVGSDSRRGLSEEQQAELGTGGDVGEGRTDTIMLLHIPRTGKAKLVSIPRDSYVEVPGFGMDKINAAFTYGGPQLLAQTVEGTTGLHIDHYAEIGMGGLANVVDSVGGVDVCVKEPINDPLAGIDLQDGCQKLKGRDALGYVRTRATAMGDLDRVQRQREFFSALLDKVASPATLINPFRAFSLVNHTASSFIVGDGDHVWHLARVALAMGSGVDTETVPIGGFQDTEVGNVVLWDDEAAAELWDSLK comes from the coding sequence ATGACTGAATCAGGACGAGATCCGCATAGGGAGGCCCGCCGCGCCGGCGACGACTCCTCCACTGAATTCGTCCTTGGGGCCGATGGACGTCCCCTCAAGGATCGATACGGCCGCCCCATTCGACGCCGTTCCTCCGCCCGCCCGGCACCGCAGCGCGTAGAACCCGAGCAACAATCCTTCCGCGCTCCCCAGCCACAGCAACAGCCCCCGCGCCGCACTCCGCCCCCAACACCGAGCCGCTACCCCAGCCAGTACCGCGCGCAGCAGCGCCCGCCTCGTCGTACCGAACCGCGCCCCGCACCCCGGCAACGCCCGCACAGCCGGCGCAAAAAGGTCAATCCGGCCAAGCGCGCCCTCGGGTGCGTTGGCTTGGCGCTCGTTGTCCTACTGGTATTCAACCTCGTCTTCATGTTCTGGACCGATGCCCGCCTCACCCGCGTCGAGGCGCTACCAGAAGAACAGGTGTCTAATACCGCCGGCACCAATTGGTTGCTCGTCGGCTCTGATTCCCGCCGAGGACTCAGCGAGGAGCAGCAGGCTGAGCTAGGCACCGGTGGAGATGTGGGCGAGGGCCGCACCGATACCATCATGCTGCTGCACATCCCTCGCACCGGCAAGGCCAAGCTCGTTTCCATCCCACGCGATAGCTACGTGGAAGTCCCCGGTTTTGGCATGGACAAGATCAATGCCGCCTTTACCTACGGTGGACCGCAGCTGCTTGCACAAACCGTCGAGGGCACGACCGGTTTGCACATCGACCACTATGCCGAGATCGGCATGGGTGGCCTAGCCAATGTGGTCGACTCCGTCGGCGGCGTAGACGTGTGCGTGAAAGAACCCATCAATGACCCGCTGGCCGGCATTGATCTCCAAGATGGCTGCCAGAAGCTCAAGGGCCGCGACGCCCTCGGGTACGTGCGCACCCGTGCTACCGCCATGGGTGACCTTGACCGCGTGCAGCGACAGCGCGAATTCTTCTCCGCATTGCTGGATAAGGTTGCTTCCCCAGCCACCCTGATTAACCCATTCCGCGCCTTCTCCTTGGTCAACCACACCGCCTCCTCGTTCATCGTGGGCGATGGCGACCACGTCTGGCACCTCGCCCGCGTGGCACTAGCCATGGGCTCCGGTGTAGACACCGAGACCGTCCCCATCGGCGGATTCCAAGATACCGAGGTAGGCAACGTCGTCCTCTGGGACGATGAAGCAGCCGCCGAGTTGTGGGATTCTCTCAAATAG
- a CDS encoding L-lactate dehydrogenase, whose product MANHVGNKVVLIGAGDVGVAYAFALINQSIVDHLAIIDIDEKKLEGNVMDLNHGVVWAPTRTRVTKGTYADCADADMVVICAGAAQKPGETRLDLVGKNVKIMNSIVSDVMANDFDGIFLVASNPVDILTYAVWKASGLDHKRVIGSGTVLDSARFRYMLGELEDVAPKSVHAYIVGEHGDSELPAVSTANIAGVPMSKKLDSDPEYAERIEKIFEDTRDAAYSIIDAKGSTSFGIGMGLARITAAVIQNQDVALPVSAYLQGEYGVEDLYIGTAAVINRSGIVRAIELQLSEHEKERFDASAKTLNDIKEEFFG is encoded by the coding sequence ATGGCAAATCATGTAGGAAACAAAGTAGTTCTCATTGGCGCCGGCGATGTGGGAGTCGCTTACGCCTTCGCTCTCATCAACCAAAGCATCGTTGACCACCTGGCAATCATCGACATCGATGAAAAGAAGCTAGAGGGCAACGTCATGGACCTCAACCACGGCGTTGTGTGGGCCCCGACCCGTACCCGCGTCACCAAGGGCACCTACGCCGATTGCGCAGACGCCGATATGGTCGTCATCTGCGCCGGTGCCGCACAGAAGCCGGGTGAGACCCGCCTGGACCTGGTGGGCAAGAACGTCAAGATCATGAACAGCATCGTCTCCGATGTCATGGCGAATGACTTTGATGGCATCTTCTTGGTTGCCTCCAACCCAGTGGACATCCTGACCTACGCCGTATGGAAGGCTTCCGGCCTGGATCACAAGCGCGTCATCGGCTCCGGCACTGTTCTGGACTCCGCTCGTTTCCGCTACATGCTGGGCGAGCTGGAAGATGTTGCACCGAAGTCCGTTCACGCCTACATCGTGGGCGAGCACGGCGATTCCGAGCTGCCGGCCGTCTCCACAGCGAATATCGCCGGTGTTCCGATGTCCAAGAAGCTGGACTCGGATCCGGAGTATGCAGAGCGCATCGAGAAGATCTTCGAAGACACCCGCGATGCCGCCTACTCCATCATTGACGCTAAGGGCTCCACTTCCTTCGGCATTGGCATGGGCCTAGCCCGCATCACCGCCGCCGTCATCCAGAACCAGGATGTGGCGCTGCCAGTATCTGCTTACCTGCAGGGTGAGTACGGTGTAGAGGATCTCTACATCGGCACCGCTGCCGTCATCAACCGCTCCGGTATCGTGCGCGCGATTGAGCTGCAGCTCAGTGAACACGAAAAGGAGCGTTTCGATGCTTCTGCCAAGACCCTGAATGACATCAAGGAAGAGTTCTTCGGCTAG
- a CDS encoding alpha/beta-hydrolase family protein: MKRALRRAALTALGVAADLTPIVRMTSRQTLPPNMSAGILGAELATWAAVSPSLLPRPWWVTAANVAIGQGVGHLGAASTSFVLNRIGKRPQDRLGPQHRQIVHLAIGAGTAFNAVLSLRNQKKQAELVNKQLVRGPVTAAIGLAAGTAGYGTLLLFGEATQLAVTKLSRQLGRWVPALIAWPVVTAGLSLTAFALSDRVVFRRWLRSLSHQAQRLNKQIFPGTSMPWEPERSGSPWSLEPWSALGQQGRRFVSNGPRARDIRTVTGIDAKEPIRIYAGYIPGRSFQQSAEKIRAELERTGALRRETIVIQMPAGSGWINNWGACSYEFLTGGDCVTVTMQYSYLPSVFSYLVDKNAPKQAARELIRVIQEEIDRLPEENRPQLYFAGESLGAYAIMDNYHNAEDLLSACNGAVFSGPPRMTHFTQRLRRDIGSLERLPVIDGGKHVRYAAAPDHTLHDAFGNDYAHTWRRPRMLIAQHASDAIVWWDLNLLVRRPTWIHEPQPEALHADTFRQLHWVPFITWWQIGLDQINSLNVPGGHGHNYFKEMLWYWDEVLGSQSRQSLTPKLAKKIARFIRRDA; this comes from the coding sequence ATGAAACGCGCACTCCGCCGCGCTGCACTAACCGCTCTTGGCGTAGCCGCGGATCTCACGCCCATCGTCCGTATGACTAGCCGGCAAACCTTACCGCCCAATATGTCGGCTGGAATTTTGGGTGCGGAATTAGCTACGTGGGCTGCTGTTTCGCCTTCCTTACTGCCCCGTCCGTGGTGGGTGACCGCCGCCAACGTGGCAATCGGGCAGGGCGTCGGGCATCTAGGGGCGGCGTCAACAAGCTTCGTGCTCAATCGCATTGGCAAGCGCCCGCAGGACCGCCTCGGACCACAACATCGACAAATTGTGCACCTTGCTATTGGCGCCGGGACTGCATTTAATGCCGTGCTTTCGCTGCGCAACCAGAAAAAACAGGCGGAGTTGGTCAATAAGCAGCTCGTGCGCGGGCCCGTCACGGCGGCCATCGGCCTGGCCGCGGGCACCGCAGGCTACGGCACGCTCCTACTCTTCGGGGAGGCCACGCAGCTTGCCGTCACCAAACTGTCACGCCAGCTGGGCCGCTGGGTGCCGGCGCTCATTGCGTGGCCGGTGGTTACCGCGGGACTGAGCCTTACGGCGTTTGCACTTTCTGACCGCGTGGTCTTTCGACGCTGGCTGCGCTCGCTATCGCACCAAGCGCAGCGGTTAAATAAGCAGATTTTCCCCGGCACTTCTATGCCCTGGGAGCCGGAGCGCTCCGGCAGTCCGTGGTCGCTCGAGCCGTGGTCGGCATTGGGACAACAGGGACGCCGCTTTGTCTCCAATGGCCCCCGCGCCCGCGATATCCGCACAGTGACGGGAATCGATGCAAAGGAACCCATCCGTATCTACGCCGGATACATACCAGGGCGCTCCTTCCAGCAATCTGCGGAAAAGATCCGCGCCGAACTCGAACGCACCGGTGCCCTGCGGCGCGAAACTATAGTCATCCAAATGCCCGCCGGCTCGGGATGGATCAATAACTGGGGTGCGTGCTCCTATGAGTTTTTGACCGGTGGTGATTGCGTCACCGTCACCATGCAGTATTCCTACCTGCCTTCAGTTTTTTCCTACCTCGTGGATAAGAACGCGCCGAAGCAGGCGGCTCGTGAATTGATTCGGGTGATACAAGAAGAAATAGATCGATTGCCGGAAGAAAACCGTCCGCAGCTTTATTTCGCAGGTGAATCGCTTGGCGCCTACGCCATTATGGATAACTACCATAATGCGGAAGACCTACTTTCCGCGTGCAATGGCGCGGTCTTTTCTGGGCCTCCGCGCATGACGCACTTTACTCAGCGCCTGCGCCGGGATATTGGTTCCCTAGAACGCCTGCCCGTTATCGATGGTGGCAAGCATGTGCGCTACGCCGCGGCCCCTGACCATACGCTGCACGACGCCTTTGGCAATGACTACGCCCATACCTGGCGCCGGCCCCGCATGCTCATTGCCCAGCATGCTTCCGACGCCATCGTGTGGTGGGATCTCAACCTTCTCGTGCGCAGGCCCACCTGGATTCATGAACCGCAGCCGGAAGCGCTGCACGCGGATACCTTCCGGCAGCTACACTGGGTGCCTTTTATTACCTGGTGGCAAATTGGCTTGGACCAGATCAATTCCCTCAACGTCCCTGGCGGGCACGGACACAACTATTTTAAGGAAATGCTCTGGTATTGGGATGAGGTCTTAGGGTCCCAATCGCGCCAATCGCTCACGCCGAAGTTGGCCAAGAAGATTGCCCGCTTTATCCGGCGCGACGCTTAG
- a CDS encoding metallopeptidase family protein, with amino-acid sequence MVEVSEERFDEMVNEALDQVPEEFVRRMRNLVILVEDENPDNPMLLGLYEGVALPRRTFDHTGFLPDAIFIYRNTLQRWSGSEEELAEQVKVTVFHELGHYFGLEEEELHRLGWG; translated from the coding sequence ATGGTCGAGGTATCAGAAGAGCGCTTCGATGAGATGGTCAACGAGGCGCTGGATCAAGTCCCCGAGGAATTCGTGCGCCGCATGCGCAACCTCGTCATTTTGGTCGAAGATGAAAATCCCGATAACCCTATGTTGCTAGGGCTCTACGAGGGCGTAGCACTGCCCCGCCGCACCTTCGATCACACCGGTTTCCTGCCCGATGCGATCTTCATTTACCGCAACACGCTGCAGCGCTGGTCCGGCAGCGAGGAAGAATTAGCAGAGCAGGTCAAAGTCACCGTATTCCACGAACTCGGCCATTACTTTGGCCTCGAGGAAGAGGAGCTGCACCGCCTGGGCTGGGGCTAG
- the pheA gene encoding prephenate dehydratase, producing the protein MTTTIAFLGPAGTFTEAAVHKFAAHLPQVETMPVGSPSEAVAAVRAGHAEYACVAIENSVDGAVTTTFDALVETEPVQIYREVDIPVAFSIMTRQGAGDIARLCTHPVAFQQIRGWVKDNLPEAEFVPASSNAAAAEAVARGEADAAAAPARAAEIFGLETIAQDVADVEGAATRFVLVGRPGKPTARTGQDRTSVIFTLPNEPGSLVGALQDFAHRGVDLSRIESRPTREAFGTYRFYVDLIGHIDDQPVAEALRALWLRAEALLFLGSWPAATPAGKPPRDLAAADDWVARARRGQ; encoded by the coding sequence ATGACTACCACCATCGCCTTCCTGGGGCCAGCCGGAACCTTTACGGAAGCGGCCGTGCATAAGTTTGCCGCGCACCTGCCGCAGGTAGAGACCATGCCGGTTGGCTCGCCTTCGGAGGCCGTGGCCGCCGTGCGCGCCGGGCACGCCGAGTACGCCTGCGTAGCCATTGAAAATTCCGTCGATGGTGCGGTCACCACCACCTTTGATGCGCTGGTTGAAACCGAACCGGTGCAGATTTACCGCGAGGTGGATATCCCCGTGGCCTTTAGCATCATGACCCGGCAAGGCGCGGGCGACATTGCGCGGCTGTGCACCCACCCGGTGGCGTTCCAGCAAATCCGCGGCTGGGTAAAGGACAATTTGCCGGAGGCAGAGTTCGTGCCGGCCAGTTCCAATGCCGCGGCGGCCGAGGCTGTAGCCCGTGGGGAAGCGGATGCGGCCGCAGCGCCGGCGCGGGCCGCCGAGATCTTTGGGCTGGAGACCATCGCCCAGGACGTGGCAGATGTTGAAGGCGCCGCAACGCGCTTTGTTCTGGTGGGGCGTCCGGGAAAACCCACTGCAAGGACTGGCCAGGACCGCACCAGCGTCATCTTCACCCTGCCGAATGAACCGGGCAGCCTGGTGGGGGCGTTGCAGGACTTTGCGCACCGCGGCGTGGACCTGTCCCGGATTGAGTCGCGCCCCACGCGGGAGGCCTTTGGTACGTACCGCTTCTACGTGGACCTCATTGGGCACATTGACGATCAGCCGGTCGCGGAGGCGCTGCGGGCCTTGTGGTTGCGGGCAGAGGCCTTGCTTTTCCTCGGCTCCTGGCCGGCGGCAACGCCCGCGGGCAAGCCACCGCGCGATCTGGCAGCGGCGGATGATTGGGTAGCGCGGGCACGCAGGGGCCAATAA
- a CDS encoding histidine phosphatase family protein, which translates to MPGRIILLRHGQTYSNISRFLDTRPPGAELTERGRDQATEVGRELAQLVGEREVEFKCSIALRAQQTAMLAARAFEQERGMPEFSQRVDVIDGVHEIFAGDWEMDGSEDAHRSHMVAMRGWCDGERGAGMEGGETLDDVLARYQPVLEGIAEQLADDQDVILVSHGAAIRVVTKHATGVDADFAYTGYLANCRFMVMEPRGKDFGEWTLTRWADTEL; encoded by the coding sequence ATGCCCGGAAGAATTATCCTGCTGCGCCACGGCCAGACCTATTCCAATATTTCCCGCTTCCTCGATACCCGCCCGCCCGGGGCAGAGCTTACCGAGCGCGGGCGCGACCAAGCCACGGAGGTAGGCCGTGAGCTAGCGCAGTTGGTAGGCGAGCGCGAGGTGGAATTTAAATGCTCCATTGCCCTGCGCGCTCAGCAGACCGCGATGCTGGCGGCACGCGCCTTTGAGCAGGAGCGCGGTATGCCGGAATTTTCCCAGCGCGTTGACGTAATCGACGGCGTGCACGAAATTTTCGCCGGTGACTGGGAGATGGACGGCAGCGAGGATGCCCATAGGTCGCACATGGTGGCCATGCGTGGCTGGTGCGATGGCGAGCGCGGCGCCGGGATGGAAGGCGGCGAGACCTTGGATGATGTGCTGGCGCGCTACCAGCCGGTGCTGGAGGGCATTGCGGAGCAGCTTGCCGACGACCAGGATGTCATCCTTGTCAGCCACGGCGCCGCCATCCGCGTGGTCACCAAACATGCCACGGGCGTTGACGCCGATTTTGCCTATACCGGCTACCTGGCCAATTGCCGCTTTATGGTGATGGAACCGCGCGGCAAGGACTTTGGTGAGTGGACGTTGACCCGGTGGGCGGATACGGAGCTCTAG
- a CDS encoding CPBP family intramembrane glutamic endopeptidase gives MTKSLRAELLIVLTLTFGISGVRAVLNLINSLAAPQRLDEQSVTLNSSQSSLAWVDMGLQLCSAAVLFSYGALALFLLAKDRFVPRAHRARDWLEGAGLAALIGIPGLALYFAAVHLGWSKEVIPGDFANAWVEIPVSLLKAAANAFAEETVVVMWLMTRLRQARWSLPAALAASSILRGSYHLYQGVSAGFGNIIMGLIYGYYYHRTGRVWPLVIAHFLIDAVAFVGYSFL, from the coding sequence ATGACCAAGTCCCTACGCGCCGAATTGCTCATCGTCCTCACCCTCACCTTTGGCATTTCCGGGGTGCGGGCGGTGTTAAACCTCATCAATTCCCTGGCCGCGCCGCAGCGGCTCGACGAGCAATCGGTCACGCTCAATTCCAGCCAATCCTCCCTTGCCTGGGTGGATATGGGACTGCAGCTGTGCTCGGCCGCCGTGCTCTTTTCCTATGGAGCCTTAGCGCTTTTCTTGCTGGCCAAGGACCGCTTTGTGCCCCGTGCCCACCGCGCCCGCGACTGGCTAGAAGGAGCAGGGCTTGCTGCCCTCATTGGTATCCCGGGGCTCGCCCTGTATTTCGCGGCGGTGCACTTGGGGTGGAGCAAGGAGGTCATCCCCGGCGACTTCGCCAATGCTTGGGTGGAAATACCCGTTTCCCTCCTCAAGGCCGCTGCCAACGCCTTCGCGGAGGAAACCGTGGTGGTGATGTGGCTGATGACGCGCTTGCGCCAGGCCCGCTGGTCGCTGCCAGCAGCGCTGGCCGCAAGCTCCATTCTCCGCGGTTCTTATCACCTCTACCAGGGAGTTTCCGCTGGCTTTGGCAATATCATCATGGGTTTAATCTACGGCTATTACTACCACCGCACGGGGCGGGTATGGCCGTTGGTCATAGCGCACTTTCTTATCGACGCCGTCGCATTCGTGGGTTATTCCTTCCTGTGA
- a CDS encoding glycerophosphodiester phosphodiesterase family protein has protein sequence MKIVAHRGYSGKYPELSPLAFEKALDLPIHGVECDVRLTRDGKVVVQHDPTLDRTAGRPGRISKMDWEELRGVDIGSGQRMMLLDELLELLEGTPHHLYIETKHPSGQGDILEEQTVLRLRYAGLFDDPRIHVISFSHHAIRRMQNLAPHMDRIYLRRDWERHVNRPDVMLSRPTALGVSLLRAKLQPAIIGAQGLPTYLWTVDKPEDMKWAWANGVDMLATNQPEVALHAIEL, from the coding sequence GTGAAGATTGTCGCCCATAGGGGATACTCCGGAAAATATCCGGAGCTATCCCCTCTAGCTTTTGAAAAAGCCCTAGATTTGCCAATTCACGGCGTCGAGTGCGATGTGCGCTTGACGCGCGATGGAAAAGTAGTGGTCCAGCACGATCCCACGTTGGACCGCACCGCGGGGCGGCCCGGCCGCATTTCCAAGATGGACTGGGAAGAGTTGCGCGGCGTTGACATCGGTTCGGGCCAGCGCATGATGCTTCTCGACGAACTCTTGGAACTACTCGAGGGCACACCGCACCACCTTTATATCGAGACTAAGCACCCCTCCGGGCAGGGCGACATCCTGGAGGAGCAAACGGTGCTGCGCCTGCGTTATGCGGGGCTTTTCGATGACCCCCGGATCCACGTCATTTCCTTTTCCCACCACGCCATCCGCCGCATGCAGAATTTGGCGCCGCACATGGACCGGATCTATCTTCGCCGCGATTGGGAACGCCACGTCAACCGTCCCGATGTAATGCTGTCCAGGCCCACCGCGCTAGGCGTATCGTTGTTGCGCGCGAAGCTGCAGCCGGCAATTATCGGCGCGCAGGGATTGCCTACCTACCTGTGGACCGTAGACAAGCCGGAGGATATGAAGTGGGCGTGGGCTAACGGGGTAGATATGCTCGCCACCAACCAACCCGAAGTGGCCCTACATGCCATTGAGCTCTAG
- a CDS encoding amidase: MDFSVEQLRADLHGLTPEEHGFTYLDVDREPSGRGRLSGWVLSAKDLCDVRGIPTTLGNVHRTYYPERSDAFIEALEKQGARIIGKSSTPELGLRVDTEPVGLPHPDNPLYPGCTPGGSSGGAAVQVARGLLRAAHASDGGGSIRVPAAACGVVGFKPAGDELGVQGFITLTVADNAFLHGHRMITPRARIGLLVEPLFCDANVDAHHLRAAREAAQRLQAAGFTVVPISPYPQARATFAHFRTTFTSRLAGLNPAAGYAEWIAQQGRRVSSAELAAARAHVRQLPGLLAQEWGVDAILTPMLTTDPPRTGHFLSLPHAENFAAQTRWSPWGSLFNMARLPAISVPWAVPNHPPVGVHLGGITLSDAALLGLAHILHP; this comes from the coding sequence ATGGACTTTTCCGTAGAACAACTCCGCGCGGATCTGCACGGCCTTACCCCCGAGGAGCACGGTTTCACTTACCTGGATGTAGACCGCGAGCCCTCCGGCCGAGGCCGGCTGAGCGGCTGGGTTCTTTCCGCCAAGGATCTCTGCGATGTCCGCGGCATTCCTACTACCTTGGGAAATGTCCATCGCACTTACTACCCCGAGCGCAGCGATGCCTTTATCGAGGCCTTGGAGAAGCAAGGTGCGCGCATCATCGGTAAATCCTCCACCCCGGAGTTGGGTCTGCGCGTAGATACGGAACCAGTAGGCCTGCCCCATCCCGATAATCCCCTCTATCCCGGCTGCACTCCGGGTGGTTCCTCGGGCGGTGCGGCGGTACAGGTCGCGAGGGGGTTGCTGCGCGCGGCGCACGCCAGCGATGGCGGCGGTTCCATCCGAGTGCCGGCCGCGGCCTGCGGCGTGGTGGGCTTTAAACCGGCAGGTGATGAACTGGGTGTGCAGGGCTTTATCACCCTGACCGTGGCCGATAATGCCTTTCTGCACGGCCACCGCATGATCACCCCGCGCGCCCGCATCGGCCTGCTCGTAGAGCCGCTGTTTTGCGACGCCAACGTCGACGCGCATCACCTGCGCGCCGCCCGCGAGGCCGCCCAACGCCTACAAGCTGCCGGCTTCACCGTGGTGCCCATTTCTCCGTATCCGCAGGCCCGGGCTACTTTTGCGCATTTCCGCACGACCTTTACCTCCCGCTTGGCGGGGCTCAACCCGGCGGCAGGCTACGCCGAGTGGATTGCTCAGCAGGGCCGGCGCGTAAGCTCCGCTGAGCTGGCCGCGGCGCGGGCGCATGTCCGGCAGCTCCCCGGCTTGCTGGCCCAGGAATGGGGCGTCGATGCCATCCTCACCCCAATGCTGACCACAGACCCGCCGCGCACCGGCCACTTCCTGTCCCTGCCCCATGCGGAGAATTTCGCGGCCCAGACCCGATGGTCTCCGTGGGGTTCCCTCTTCAACATGGCCCGCCTGCCAGCCATTTCCGTGCCATGGGCCGTTCCCAATCACCCGCCGGTGGGCGTGCACCTGGGAGGCATTACGCTTTCCGACGCCGCCCTGCTCGGCCTCGCCCACATCCTCCACCCATGA
- a CDS encoding DUF5926 family protein, translating to MAKKKKNKEQLPEGMSRRQAKLAARAKERAALEKDPRPYGGLAAEASLVAMQEFVPSAFAKLDVKGCDKNVYVATVLPGASAALIRDTEFGGDAFVGLQVQSHTHNPGRDLAFALNWVKNNEPGATLESTAADGSEPKLEELIDASATLDVQVHQDFEWWIPEGAQVTPQIAQSLRAANDSVIESHEVGENITGAAFWANAGGGKAHIRWVRPNDDESAFLNALARVAARGELNLGEGTKFAGVFRTHGLIAPVFDLDPEVDHASYEDHLTRVDKALEEEISNDAQLSADERKQLENIKSRQVTLR from the coding sequence ATGGCCAAGAAGAAAAAGAACAAGGAACAGCTGCCTGAGGGCATGTCCCGCCGCCAGGCAAAGCTCGCTGCCCGCGCCAAGGAGCGCGCCGCCCTGGAAAAGGATCCCCGCCCCTACGGCGGACTTGCTGCGGAGGCCTCCCTGGTCGCCATGCAGGAGTTCGTCCCCTCCGCTTTTGCCAAGCTTGATGTTAAAGGCTGCGATAAGAACGTGTATGTAGCCACCGTCCTGCCGGGTGCTTCTGCTGCGCTTATTCGGGACACCGAATTTGGCGGCGATGCCTTCGTGGGCCTGCAGGTGCAGTCCCACACCCACAACCCAGGCCGCGACCTCGCCTTCGCCCTTAACTGGGTGAAGAATAACGAGCCGGGCGCCACCCTGGAATCCACCGCGGCTGACGGTTCGGAGCCGAAGCTGGAGGAGCTTATCGATGCCTCCGCTACCCTCGACGTGCAGGTTCACCAGGACTTCGAATGGTGGATTCCGGAGGGAGCACAGGTCACCCCGCAGATTGCGCAGTCGCTACGCGCCGCTAATGATTCCGTCATCGAGTCCCACGAGGTGGGCGAGAACATCACCGGTGCGGCCTTCTGGGCAAATGCCGGCGGCGGCAAGGCCCACATCCGTTGGGTCCGCCCGAATGACGATGAATCCGCATTCCTGAACGCTTTGGCGCGCGTCGCCGCCCGCGGTGAGCTGAACTTGGGCGAAGGCACCAAGTTTGCCGGTGTCTTCCGCACCCACGGTCTCATCGCTCCGGTCTTCGACTTGGATCCAGAGGTTGACCACGCTTCTTATGAGGACCACCTCACCCGCGTGGATAAGGCCTTGGAGGAAGAAATCTCTAATGATGCCCAGCTGAGCGCCGATGAGCGCAAGCAGCTAGAAAACATCAAGTCCCGCCAGGTGACTCTGCGCTAA
- a CDS encoding superoxide dismutase, with protein sequence MAVYELPDLPYAFDALEPHISAEIMELHHDKHHATYVAGANAALEALEEERNGEANPDRIRALSKNLAFNLGGHTNHSIFWKNLSPNGGGEPTGELAEAINRDFGSFEKFKAHFSAAATSLQGSGWAVLGYDHIAGRLIIEQLTDQQGNTSINFTPLLMLDMWEHAFYLQYKNVKADYVKAVWNVFNWDDVAERFAAATK encoded by the coding sequence ATGGCTGTTTACGAACTTCCTGACCTCCCATACGCATTCGACGCACTGGAGCCACACATCTCCGCAGAGATCATGGAGCTCCACCACGATAAGCACCACGCAACCTACGTTGCTGGCGCTAACGCTGCACTCGAGGCACTCGAGGAAGAGCGCAACGGCGAGGCTAACCCGGATCGCATCCGCGCCCTCTCCAAGAACTTGGCATTTAACCTGGGTGGCCACACCAACCACTCCATCTTCTGGAAGAACCTGTCCCCGAACGGTGGCGGCGAGCCTACCGGCGAGCTGGCAGAGGCCATCAACCGCGACTTCGGCTCCTTTGAGAAGTTCAAGGCTCACTTCTCCGCCGCTGCTACCTCCCTGCAGGGCTCCGGCTGGGCCGTTCTGGGCTACGACCACATTGCTGGCCGCCTGATCATCGAGCAGCTGACTGACCAGCAGGGTAATACCTCCATCAACTTCACCCCGCTGCTGATGCTGGATATGTGGGAGCACGCTTTCTACCTGCAGTACAAGAACGTTAAGGCTGACTACGTTAAGGCCGTATGGAACGTCTTCAACTGGGATGACGTTGCTGAGCGTTTCGCTGCAGCCACCAAGTAA